One stretch of Aeromicrobium fastidiosum DNA includes these proteins:
- a CDS encoding TetR/AcrR family transcriptional regulator: MAGSPRMQQLLDAGVEVVGSVGLRGLTHRAVDRAAGLPEGSCSAYLRTRLALLTAMTEYVSGRMADDVRALADVINQHPGDDERAVRETLNLFIGWLEHPELLVTRLELGLEGRRQPELAEISTAWDRQLRAIVTDVMIRGEHPEPEERAETLLAAMDGVLTRALREAPDRRREFVERSLQLLIFSLAGR; encoded by the coding sequence ATGGCAGGCAGCCCCCGGATGCAGCAGCTGCTCGATGCGGGTGTCGAGGTGGTCGGCAGCGTCGGCCTGCGTGGTTTGACGCACCGGGCCGTCGATCGTGCCGCCGGTCTGCCAGAAGGCAGCTGCTCGGCGTACCTGCGCACTCGCTTGGCGCTGCTGACCGCGATGACCGAGTACGTCTCGGGCCGGATGGCCGACGACGTGCGAGCACTGGCCGACGTCATCAACCAGCATCCCGGCGACGACGAGCGCGCGGTGCGGGAGACCTTGAACCTGTTCATCGGGTGGTTGGAGCATCCCGAGCTGCTCGTCACGCGACTCGAGCTCGGTCTCGAAGGGCGACGCCAGCCGGAGCTGGCCGAGATCTCGACGGCGTGGGACCGTCAGCTGCGAGCCATCGTCACCGATGTGATGATCCGCGGCGAGCACCCGGAGCCCGAGGAGCGGGCAGAGACGCTGCTCGCGGCGATGGACGGTGTCCTGACCCGGGCCCTGCGGGAGGCACCCGACCGGCGTCGCGAGTTCGTGGAGCGAAGCCTGCAGCTGCTGATCTTCTCGCTGGCGGGACGGTAG
- a CDS encoding oxygenase MpaB family protein, producing MNPFNIVRDRAGAAIFARVAGDEGPARRDRIHLAEGPRRFGPDSAIQRVHSDASMFVGGMRALLLQSLHPLAMAAVDEHSGYRGDPWGRLQRTSTFLAETTFGTIEDADRAVRIVRAVHGRIHGVAPDGRPYEASNPHLLRWVHVAEIDSFLRAHDRYGARRLDAAGRDAYVSETAHVARALGAVDVPETVAELAEVMALYRPELRGTPAARRTARFILVHPPVPIALRGPYGLLSAAAVSMMPRWTRIPLRLPWLPLTEATAVRTSGIAVTGAIRWAMGAGVPASAGH from the coding sequence ATGAACCCGTTCAACATCGTCCGTGACCGCGCTGGCGCGGCGATCTTCGCCCGCGTTGCAGGCGACGAGGGGCCCGCGCGGCGCGATCGCATCCACCTCGCGGAGGGGCCCCGTCGCTTCGGGCCCGACTCGGCGATCCAGCGGGTCCATTCCGACGCGTCGATGTTCGTCGGCGGCATGCGTGCTCTGCTGCTGCAGTCGCTGCACCCGTTGGCGATGGCCGCGGTCGATGAGCACTCGGGGTATCGCGGAGACCCGTGGGGACGCCTCCAGCGCACCAGCACCTTCTTGGCCGAAACCACCTTCGGCACGATCGAGGACGCCGATCGCGCGGTCCGCATCGTGCGCGCGGTGCACGGTCGCATCCATGGCGTGGCACCCGACGGACGTCCGTACGAGGCGTCCAACCCGCATCTGCTGCGCTGGGTGCACGTCGCGGAGATCGACAGCTTCTTGCGCGCGCACGACCGCTACGGGGCCCGTCGGCTCGACGCTGCCGGTCGCGACGCGTACGTGTCCGAGACGGCGCACGTGGCCCGCGCGCTCGGGGCCGTCGACGTCCCGGAGACCGTGGCCGAGCTCGCCGAGGTCATGGCGCTCTACCGCCCCGAGCTGCGCGGCACCCCTGCCGCCCGCCGGACGGCCCGATTCATCCTCGTGCACCCGCCGGTGCCGATCGCGCTGCGCGGTCCGTACGGGCTGCTGTCGGCGGCCGCGGTGTCGATGATGCCCCGCTGGACCCGCATCCCGCTGCGCCTGCCGTGGTTGCCGCTCACCGAGGCCACGGCGGTGCGCACCAGCGGGATCGCGGTCACGGGGGCCATCCGGTGGGCCATGGGTGCCGGCGTTCCCGCGTCAGCGGGCCACTAG
- a CDS encoding FMN-dependent NADH-azoreductase, which produces MSTIFRLDSSIRTEGSVSRAVADTLEAAILEAEGGDTTVTRRDVGTQPLPGDVWATSAFAGFVPETEWTPEQRAAKAFAAELADEVVAADVLIIATPLYNFGVSAHLKLWIDTLISDPRFAPGTETVKGKPAFLVVARGGGYGEGTPRAGWDHATAYLRRILEDVWQLDLDVIETELTLAEVNPQMAELRDLAREQLAESHDAARAGGRSVTLKLRAAAA; this is translated from the coding sequence ATGAGCACGATCTTCCGGCTGGACTCCAGCATCCGCACCGAGGGCTCGGTCAGCCGCGCCGTCGCCGACACGCTCGAGGCCGCGATCCTCGAGGCCGAGGGCGGCGACACGACCGTGACCCGCCGCGACGTCGGCACGCAGCCGCTGCCAGGCGACGTCTGGGCGACGTCCGCGTTCGCGGGATTCGTGCCCGAGACCGAGTGGACGCCCGAGCAGCGTGCCGCCAAGGCCTTCGCGGCCGAGCTCGCCGACGAGGTCGTGGCGGCCGACGTGCTCATCATCGCCACGCCGCTCTACAACTTCGGCGTGTCGGCACACCTCAAGCTCTGGATCGACACCCTGATCTCCGATCCGCGGTTCGCTCCCGGCACCGAGACCGTCAAGGGCAAGCCCGCCTTCCTGGTCGTGGCACGCGGCGGGGGCTACGGCGAGGGCACGCCGCGCGCCGGGTGGGACCACGCGACGGCCTACCTCCGCCGCATCCTCGAGGACGTCTGGCAGCTCGACCTCGACGTCATCGAGACCGAATTGACGCTCGCGGAGGTGAACCCGCAGATGGCCGAGCTGCGCGACCTGGCGCGCGAGCAACTGGCCGAGTCGCACGACGCGGCACGTGCCGGCGGTCGATCCGTGACGCTCAAGCTGCGGGCAGCTGCTGCCTGA
- a CDS encoding response regulator: MSAAPIRLFLLDDHEVVRRGLKDLLDHEDDIEVVGESGLAEDAVERIRTIKPDVAVLDARLPDGSGIEVCREIRSTDPSIAVIILTSYDDDDALFAAIMAGAAGYVLKQVRGTDLVDAVRRVAAGQSLLDPAVTQRVLRRIREGEPAEDPLHSLTKQERRILDLIGEGLTNRQIAAEMFLAEKTVKNYVTQLLSKLGLERRTQAAVLVTRHDGKNPRAR; this comes from the coding sequence ATGAGCGCCGCACCGATCAGGCTGTTCCTGCTCGACGACCACGAGGTCGTCCGGCGGGGGCTCAAGGATCTGCTCGACCACGAGGACGACATCGAGGTCGTCGGCGAGTCCGGTCTGGCCGAGGACGCCGTCGAGCGCATCCGGACGATCAAGCCGGACGTCGCGGTGCTCGACGCACGGCTGCCCGACGGGTCCGGCATCGAGGTGTGCCGCGAGATCCGCTCGACCGACCCCTCGATCGCGGTCATCATCCTGACGTCGTACGACGATGACGACGCCCTGTTCGCGGCGATCATGGCCGGTGCCGCCGGCTATGTGCTCAAGCAGGTGCGCGGCACCGACCTCGTCGACGCCGTGCGCCGCGTCGCCGCCGGGCAGTCGCTGCTCGACCCCGCCGTGACCCAGCGGGTCCTGCGCCGCATCCGCGAGGGCGAGCCGGCCGAGGACCCTCTGCACTCCCTGACCAAGCAGGAGCGCCGCATCCTCGACCTGATCGGCGAGGGGCTGACCAACCGGCAGATCGCCGCCGAGATGTTCCTGGCCGAGAAGACCGTCAAGAACTACGTGACCCAGCTGCTGTCCAAGCTGGGCCTCGAGCGTCGCACCCAGGCTGCGGTGCTCGTCACCCGGCATGACGGCAAGAACCCGCGCGCCCGCTGA
- a CDS encoding ABC transporter ATP-binding protein/permease, with translation MSRRSLSLSKVVPSVVRQSHGLQRFMLLLGFGLVFLFVFVAIFAPWLAPYDFNADRAGGVVFGTQQGPSADHWFGTTVGGTDVLSRVIYGARTAVEVIVLAVVLSGVVGVPLGLVSGYLGGWLDRVLVLVMDALYAFPSLLLAIVVSIVLSGGNSSALGGILAAAISITVVFVPQYYRVIRNATLSVKAEPYVDAAKVVGVRTPRILRKHIFSNVSSSLPVIGTLNASEAILTLAGLGFLGFGIEPSAAAEWGYDLNKALPDASSGIWWTGVFPGLAIVLIVLGATLVGESLNDILNPLLRTRGADTSEADQAEIEQEFAELTADEDRSLARPPAAESERSEGTPTDAKRVAALSLTDLAVSFRTDGGQVRAVKGISFDVAPGEVVAVVGESGSGKSVSSRAVLGLLPSTAEVSGSARLGDRDLLGLSNRALQPVRGDRVSMVFQEPATALNPVYTVGWQIIEGLQAHQKISKKAARARAVELLEMVGMPDPAERVNYYPHQLSGGQKQRVVIAMAIACDPDVIIADEPTTALDVTVQAAILELLLSLRDRLGTAIVLITHNMGVVADMADRVVVMYRGSIVEQAPARQLFASPGHPYTRALLDAVPHLGREGGPGLVGDDREIVLKVDDLVVEFAGRFGQPAFRAVDHVSLEVRKGEVLGLVGESGSGKSTIGRATVGLQQPTSGTIHVSGNQVSGLSDRQLRPLRSRFGFVFQDPASSLNPRMSLNPRMSIGQCVAEPLHVQTDMTQSQIETKVAELLDNVELGGSYAERFPHELSGGQRQRVSLARALALDPDLLIADEPTSALDVSVQARVLDLFTELQQRLQFACLFISHDLAVVDTLANRVAVMQHGRLVEIGARDQVLGNPGEDYTRRLIAAVPVPDPDEQARRRAERGALLTDIT, from the coding sequence ATGTCTCGCCGTTCCCTGAGCCTGTCGAAGGTCGTCCCCAGCGTGGTCAGGCAGTCGCACGGCCTGCAGCGGTTCATGCTGCTGCTGGGCTTCGGGCTGGTCTTCCTGTTCGTGTTCGTGGCGATCTTCGCGCCGTGGCTCGCGCCCTACGACTTCAACGCCGACCGCGCCGGTGGCGTCGTCTTCGGCACGCAGCAGGGCCCGTCGGCCGATCACTGGTTCGGCACGACGGTCGGCGGCACCGACGTGCTGTCGCGCGTCATCTACGGGGCACGCACCGCCGTCGAGGTCATCGTCCTGGCCGTCGTCCTGTCGGGCGTCGTCGGCGTCCCCCTCGGGCTGGTGTCGGGATACCTCGGCGGCTGGCTCGACCGGGTTCTCGTGCTGGTCATGGACGCCCTCTACGCCTTCCCGTCGCTGCTGCTCGCGATCGTCGTCTCGATCGTCCTGTCGGGCGGCAACAGCAGCGCCCTCGGCGGCATCCTCGCCGCGGCGATCTCGATCACCGTCGTGTTCGTGCCGCAGTACTACCGGGTCATCCGCAACGCGACGCTGTCGGTCAAGGCCGAGCCCTACGTCGACGCGGCCAAGGTCGTGGGCGTGCGCACCCCGCGCATCCTGCGCAAGCACATCTTCTCCAACGTGTCGTCGTCGCTGCCGGTCATCGGGACGCTCAACGCGTCCGAGGCGATCCTGACGCTCGCAGGCCTCGGCTTCCTCGGGTTCGGCATCGAGCCCTCGGCGGCGGCCGAGTGGGGCTACGACCTCAACAAGGCCCTGCCGGACGCCTCCTCGGGCATCTGGTGGACGGGGGTCTTCCCGGGTCTGGCGATCGTGCTGATCGTCCTCGGCGCGACCCTCGTGGGCGAGAGCCTCAACGACATCCTCAACCCGCTGCTGCGCACCCGCGGTGCCGACACCAGCGAGGCCGACCAGGCCGAGATCGAGCAGGAGTTCGCCGAGCTCACGGCCGACGAAGACCGGTCCCTGGCGAGGCCGCCCGCGGCCGAGAGTGAGCGAAGCGAAGGGACCCCCACTGACGCCAAGCGGGTCGCGGCGCTGTCGTTGACCGATCTCGCCGTCTCGTTCCGCACCGACGGCGGCCAGGTGCGGGCGGTCAAGGGCATCAGCTTCGACGTCGCGCCCGGCGAGGTCGTCGCTGTCGTCGGCGAGTCGGGATCCGGCAAGTCGGTCAGCTCGCGCGCCGTGCTCGGACTGCTGCCGTCGACCGCCGAGGTCAGCGGATCCGCCCGCCTCGGCGACCGCGACCTGCTGGGTCTGTCCAACCGTGCCCTGCAGCCGGTCCGCGGCGACCGGGTGTCGATGGTCTTCCAGGAGCCGGCCACGGCGCTCAACCCCGTCTACACCGTCGGCTGGCAGATCATCGAGGGCCTGCAGGCCCATCAGAAGATCTCCAAGAAGGCCGCCCGCGCGCGGGCGGTCGAGCTGCTCGAGATGGTCGGCATGCCCGATCCGGCCGAGCGGGTCAACTACTACCCCCACCAGCTCTCGGGCGGGCAGAAGCAGCGTGTGGTCATCGCGATGGCGATCGCCTGCGATCCCGACGTCATCATCGCCGACGAGCCGACCACGGCGCTCGACGTGACGGTGCAGGCGGCGATTCTCGAGCTGCTGCTGTCGCTGCGTGACCGCCTCGGCACGGCGATCGTGCTCATCACCCACAACATGGGCGTCGTCGCCGACATGGCAGACCGCGTCGTGGTGATGTACCGCGGTTCGATCGTCGAGCAGGCACCAGCGCGTCAGCTGTTCGCGAGCCCGGGCCACCCGTACACCCGCGCGCTGCTCGATGCCGTACCGCACCTCGGGCGCGAGGGCGGACCCGGACTCGTCGGCGACGACCGCGAGATCGTGCTGAAGGTCGACGACCTCGTCGTCGAGTTCGCCGGACGCTTCGGGCAGCCCGCCTTCCGCGCCGTCGACCACGTCTCCCTCGAGGTGCGCAAGGGCGAGGTGCTGGGTCTGGTGGGCGAGTCGGGCTCGGGCAAGTCGACGATCGGACGCGCGACGGTCGGGCTGCAGCAGCCGACGTCGGGCACGATCCACGTGTCGGGCAACCAGGTGTCGGGTCTGAGCGACCGCCAGCTGCGTCCGCTCCGGTCGCGTTTCGGGTTCGTGTTCCAGGACCCCGCGTCGTCGCTCAACCCGCGGATGTCGCTCAACCCGCGGATGTCGATCGGTCAGTGCGTGGCCGAGCCCCTTCACGTGCAGACCGACATGACCCAGTCGCAGATCGAAACGAAGGTCGCCGAGCTGCTCGACAACGTCGAGCTGGGCGGGTCCTACGCCGAGCGGTTCCCGCACGAGCTCTCGGGCGGGCAGCGCCAGCGCGTCAGCCTGGCCCGGGCGCTCGCGCTCGATCCGGATCTGCTGATCGCCGACGAGCCCACCTCGGCCCTCGACGTGTCGGTGCAGGCCCGGGTGCTCGACCTGTTCACCGAGCTGCAGCAACGGCTGCAGTTCGCGTGCCTGTTCATCAGCCACGACCTGGCCGTCGTCGACACGCTCGCCAACCGCGTCGCCGTCATGCAGCACGGTCGACTCGTCGAGATCGGTGCCCGCGACCAGGTGCTGGGCAACCCGGGCGAGGACTACACCCGACGCCTCATCGCCGCCGTGCCCGTGCCCGATCCGGACGAGCAGGCTCGGCGACGGGCCGAACGCGGAGCCCTGCTGACCGACATCACCTGA
- a CDS encoding GAF domain-containing sensor histidine kinase — MPRSAQVAAERVRAILDAVTSMSSDLAVEGLLDRILRQAGNLVDAESGFIDVLGWATDRRIGSFAAYNLPGVVDDEHPGRQLLVKLLERPDARVRSGASAGDEASAFIGVPIKIHERVFGNLYLIGKRTGHGFTHEDEEVAHALASAAGVVIENARLHEQGERQRLWLEAASEITTSLLAPISRSSALELVADRARLVAGADFVALLMPHEGDELVVRAVSGVPAAGVLDEVVGQGRSLVGEAARLDQPIVVPRTELDPRYRRDKTTAWPDLGSVMVLPLRGTDTMGVLVVGWFKGHQTERWELDPVVPQGFANQAALVLQVAKAQEDQARLAVFEDRDRIGRDLHDLVIQRLFGIGLMLDNTTKLIEAPAAVDRLSSAIDDIDQTIKDIRRTIFALSSDTESTDIRAQLDEVVLGASKLLGFMPRLTLVGPVDSVIDGETREQLVAVLRETLSNIVRHADATEVSVRLSVVKDVHLEVEDDGQGLGSGTSGNGLRNIRERAELLGGTCAVTGGAGVGTTVLWTVPRRI; from the coding sequence ATGCCGAGGAGCGCCCAGGTCGCGGCGGAGCGAGTCCGCGCCATCCTCGACGCCGTCACGTCGATGTCGTCCGACCTCGCCGTCGAGGGCCTGCTCGACCGCATCCTGCGGCAGGCCGGCAACCTGGTCGACGCCGAGAGCGGCTTCATCGACGTCCTCGGCTGGGCGACCGACCGGCGCATCGGCTCCTTCGCGGCCTACAACCTCCCCGGTGTCGTCGACGACGAGCACCCCGGGCGCCAGCTGCTGGTCAAGCTGCTGGAGCGTCCTGACGCGCGGGTCCGGTCGGGAGCGTCGGCCGGAGACGAGGCCAGCGCGTTCATCGGCGTGCCGATCAAGATCCACGAGCGCGTGTTCGGCAACCTCTACCTGATCGGCAAGCGCACGGGGCACGGCTTCACGCACGAGGACGAGGAGGTCGCCCACGCGCTCGCCTCGGCCGCAGGCGTCGTGATCGAGAACGCGCGCCTGCACGAGCAGGGCGAACGGCAGCGGTTGTGGCTCGAGGCAGCCAGCGAGATCACGACGTCGCTGCTGGCACCCATCTCCCGCAGCTCGGCCCTCGAGCTCGTGGCCGACCGCGCCCGGCTCGTGGCAGGGGCCGACTTCGTCGCCCTGCTGATGCCGCACGAGGGCGACGAGCTGGTCGTCCGCGCCGTGTCGGGGGTGCCGGCTGCCGGTGTCCTCGACGAGGTGGTCGGGCAGGGCCGCAGCCTCGTGGGCGAGGCCGCCCGGCTGGACCAGCCCATCGTCGTCCCTCGCACCGAGCTCGATCCGCGCTACCGGCGCGACAAGACGACGGCCTGGCCCGATCTCGGCTCCGTCATGGTGCTGCCGCTGCGTGGCACCGACACGATGGGCGTCCTGGTCGTCGGTTGGTTCAAGGGCCACCAGACCGAGCGCTGGGAGCTCGACCCCGTCGTGCCGCAGGGCTTCGCCAACCAGGCGGCGCTGGTGCTGCAGGTCGCCAAGGCGCAGGAGGACCAGGCCCGGCTGGCCGTGTTCGAGGACCGCGACCGCATCGGCCGCGACCTCCACGACCTCGTCATCCAGCGACTCTTCGGCATCGGCCTGATGCTCGACAACACGACCAAGCTCATCGAGGCACCCGCGGCGGTCGACCGGCTGTCGTCGGCGATCGACGACATCGACCAGACGATCAAGGACATCAGGCGCACGATCTTCGCGCTCAGCTCGGACACGGAGTCGACCGACATCCGCGCCCAGCTCGACGAGGTCGTGCTCGGCGCCTCGAAGCTGCTGGGGTTCATGCCCCGTCTGACCCTGGTGGGGCCGGTCGACAGCGTGATCGACGGCGAGACCCGCGAGCAGCTCGTGGCAGTGCTCCGCGAGACGTTGTCCAACATCGTCCGTCATGCGGACGCCACCGAGGTCTCTGTACGGTTGAGCGTTGTGAAGGACGTCCACCTCGAGGTCGAGGACGACGGCCAGGGTCTGGGCTCGGGCACGTCCGGCAACGGTCTTCGCAACATTCGTGAGCGTGCGGAGCTGCTCGGCGGCACCTGTGCCGTCACTGGTGGTGCTGGCGTGGGCACGACCGTCCTGTGGACCGTACCGAGGAGAATCTGA
- a CDS encoding MarR family winged helix-turn-helix transcriptional regulator, which translates to MDESTPPAAAGQVDLGRALSAVLRRYLKGAGAAIEDVPGGPRGFQVLSIADEGACSNQAMIAMRLGLDRTVMTYLVDDLEGAGLVERRPDPADRRARQVVVTPRGRSLLETSTASIRDVERAVLAGLSDDEVETFRSLLARVTDGAPDDHSGCGAPVPEC; encoded by the coding sequence ATGGACGAGTCGACCCCACCCGCGGCAGCGGGTCAGGTCGATCTCGGACGCGCCCTCAGTGCGGTGCTCCGTCGTTACCTCAAGGGCGCGGGTGCCGCGATCGAGGACGTTCCGGGCGGACCGCGGGGCTTCCAGGTGCTGTCGATCGCCGACGAGGGAGCCTGCAGCAACCAGGCCATGATCGCCATGCGGCTGGGTCTCGACCGTACGGTCATGACGTACCTGGTCGACGACCTCGAGGGGGCAGGGCTGGTCGAGCGACGTCCCGACCCGGCGGACCGCAGGGCTCGTCAGGTCGTGGTCACTCCCCGGGGACGCTCGCTGCTGGAGACCTCTACCGCGAGCATCCGCGACGTCGAGCGCGCCGTGCTGGCCGGGCTCTCCGACGACGAGGTCGAGACCTTCAGGTCGCTGCTGGCTCGGGTCACCGACGGAGCCCCCGACGACCACTCCGGGTGCGGCGCGCCTGTACCCGAGTGCTGA
- a CDS encoding ABC transporter permease, with translation MSTAEVLAPLEPAGAPTPTRRRGPLSPLARYLLVRLALLVPMIWVLVTMVFVLMRVIGDPIQAALGGRLNAEQIAERKADAGLDRPILTQYWEYISGLFRGDFGTTLTDNRKVSDILVVNGAATLELAFWSLLVAFAVGVPLGRLAARYRDRVPDVLLRLFSILVYAAPVFFVGLLLKLAFTPFGWPSSGRASIATELTLQDVHPKTNIMIVDAILWGDPALIGDVLKHAMLPAIALGLLTGGVFLRLVRVNLLQTLRMDYVTAARARGISERRVMNKHAFRNALVPVVTVMGMQVALLLGGAILTETTFEWKGLGYQLSEYLIRRDFLAVQGIVTVIALIVGAMSFLIDVIVAFVDPRVRF, from the coding sequence ATGTCGACCGCCGAAGTCCTGGCACCGCTCGAACCGGCCGGTGCGCCTACGCCCACCCGTCGTCGCGGGCCACTGAGCCCCCTGGCCCGCTACCTCCTGGTGCGACTGGCCCTGCTCGTGCCCATGATCTGGGTGCTCGTCACGATGGTGTTCGTGCTGATGCGGGTCATCGGCGACCCCATCCAGGCCGCGCTCGGCGGACGCCTCAACGCCGAGCAGATCGCCGAGCGCAAGGCCGACGCCGGCCTCGACCGGCCCATCCTCACGCAGTACTGGGAGTACATCTCGGGCCTGTTCCGCGGTGACTTCGGCACGACGCTGACCGACAACCGCAAGGTCTCCGACATCCTGGTCGTCAACGGCGCCGCAACTCTCGAGCTCGCTTTCTGGTCGCTGCTCGTGGCCTTCGCGGTCGGCGTGCCGCTCGGACGCCTCGCCGCACGCTACCGCGACCGCGTGCCGGACGTGCTGCTGCGGCTGTTCTCGATCCTCGTCTACGCGGCACCCGTGTTCTTCGTGGGGCTGCTGCTCAAGCTGGCGTTCACGCCGTTCGGCTGGCCCTCGTCGGGGCGCGCCAGCATCGCGACCGAGCTGACGCTGCAGGACGTCCACCCCAAGACCAACATCATGATCGTCGACGCCATCTTGTGGGGAGACCCGGCGCTGATCGGCGACGTGCTGAAGCACGCGATGCTCCCCGCGATCGCCCTCGGCCTGCTGACCGGCGGCGTGTTCCTGCGCCTCGTGCGCGTCAACCTGCTGCAGACCCTGCGGATGGACTACGTCACGGCGGCCCGCGCCCGCGGCATCTCCGAGCGACGGGTCATGAACAAGCACGCCTTCCGCAACGCGCTGGTGCCCGTCGTCACCGTCATGGGCATGCAGGTCGCACTGCTGCTGGGCGGCGCGATCCTCACCGAGACGACGTTCGAGTGGAAGGGGCTGGGCTACCAGCTGTCGGAGTACCTGATCCGTCGCGACTTCCTGGCGGTGCAGGGCATCGTCACCGTCATCGCCCTGATCGTGGGAGCGATGAGCTTCCTGATCGACGTCATCGTCGCATTCGTCGACCCCCGAGTGAGGTTCTGA
- a CDS encoding ABC transporter substrate-binding protein, whose protein sequence is MTHFRRGTALVAVSALAGVALAACGAGNNSGDSNSGAGIIVGTTDKVVSIDPAGSYDNGSLNVQTQVYQYLLNFPAGTTDLTPDAASKCEFATDDPTKYVCTIKPGLTFANGNELTASDVAFSFNRIVTINDPSGPASLLGAMKSVEATDDSTVTFTLNAPNDQTFPQVLVTSAGPIVDEETYPADKVLDDDAAVKANGFSGPYTIAKYSKNQLAEFKANPAYDGTYGKAKTKTVTMKYYAKPENLKLDIKNKDIDVAYRSLTPTDIADLEKTDGINVVTGAGGELRYITFNLETMPGDSPEQKLAIRKAMASSVDRADIAKQVYKDTFTPAYSMVPDGQAGATEAFKDTYGDAPDADAAKKFLDDAGVTAPVTIKLQYNPDHYGSSSGEEYAAIKRQLEASGLFKVDLQSTEWVTYSEEYNADAYPVFQLGWFPDFPDADNYLSPFLSPYDKEKSGNFTNSHYNDLDTEFADDEMTKLLDSERTDGDKASREATLGKIQERLADQVPYLPLLTGSQVAIGVDGIDGLDKTLDASFKFRFTSLSK, encoded by the coding sequence ATGACCCACTTCCGTCGGGGGACCGCGCTCGTCGCGGTGTCCGCACTGGCCGGCGTCGCCCTCGCCGCCTGCGGTGCAGGAAACAACAGCGGTGACAGCAACAGCGGTGCCGGCATCATCGTCGGCACGACCGACAAGGTCGTGTCGATCGACCCGGCCGGCTCGTACGACAACGGCTCGCTCAACGTCCAGACGCAGGTGTACCAGTACCTCCTGAACTTCCCGGCCGGCACGACCGATCTCACGCCGGACGCCGCCTCGAAGTGCGAGTTCGCCACCGACGACCCCACGAAGTACGTCTGCACGATCAAGCCCGGCCTGACGTTCGCCAACGGCAACGAGCTCACCGCCTCCGACGTGGCGTTCTCGTTCAACCGCATCGTCACGATCAACGACCCCAGCGGGCCCGCCTCGCTGCTGGGCGCCATGAAGAGCGTCGAGGCCACGGACGACTCGACCGTGACGTTCACGCTCAACGCCCCGAACGACCAGACCTTCCCGCAGGTGCTCGTCACCTCCGCCGGTCCGATCGTCGACGAGGAGACGTATCCGGCCGACAAGGTGCTGGACGACGACGCCGCGGTCAAGGCGAACGGCTTCTCGGGCCCGTACACGATCGCGAAGTACAGCAAGAACCAGCTGGCCGAGTTCAAGGCCAACCCCGCCTACGACGGCACCTACGGCAAGGCCAAGACCAAGACGGTCACGATGAAGTACTACGCCAAGCCCGAGAACCTCAAGCTCGACATCAAGAACAAGGACATCGACGTCGCGTACCGCTCGCTGACGCCGACCGACATCGCCGACCTCGAGAAGACCGACGGCATCAACGTCGTCACGGGTGCCGGCGGCGAGCTGCGCTACATCACCTTCAACCTCGAGACGATGCCCGGCGACTCGCCCGAGCAGAAGCTCGCGATCCGCAAGGCCATGGCGTCGTCGGTCGACCGTGCCGACATCGCCAAGCAGGTCTACAAGGACACCTTCACGCCGGCCTACTCGATGGTGCCGGACGGACAGGCCGGCGCGACCGAGGCGTTCAAGGACACCTACGGCGACGCACCCGACGCAGACGCGGCCAAGAAGTTCCTCGACGACGCCGGCGTCACGGCACCCGTCACGATCAAGCTGCAGTACAACCCCGATCACTACGGCTCGAGCTCGGGCGAGGAGTACGCGGCGATCAAGCGTCAGCTCGAGGCGTCCGGCCTGTTCAAGGTCGACCTGCAGTCGACGGAGTGGGTGACCTACTCCGAGGAGTACAACGCCGACGCCTACCCGGTGTTCCAGCTCGGCTGGTTCCCCGACTTCCCGGACGCCGACAACTACCTGTCACCGTTCCTGAGCCCGTACGACAAGGAGAAGAGCGGCAACTTCACCAACTCGCACTACAACGACCTCGACACCGAGTTCGCCGACGACGAGATGACCAAGCTGCTCGACAGCGAGCGCACCGACGGCGACAAGGCGTCCCGCGAGGCCACGCTCGGCAAGATCCAGGAGCGCCTGGCCGACCAGGTGCCGTACCTGCCGCTGCTGACCGGCTCGCAGGTCGCGATCGGCGTCGATGGGATCGACGGTCTCGACAAGACGCTCGACGCATCGTTCAAGTTCCGGTTCACCTCGCTGTCGAAGTGA